Within Malus domestica chromosome 04, GDT2T_hap1, the genomic segment tcttttgcaaccacAGATGTAAAGGTAGTgctccccaaattggtggccggcttgggccgtggcaggggaccatCATAAACTCAGTATATTATCTGATTCAAACCAATTAACTAGGATAAGTGTCAGGGGACCCCTATTGGTAATGTCAAGCCAATTAACTAGGATAAGTGTCATAGCCCATATTTCTAAAAGATGCAACTTTATGGGACCATCATAAACTCAATCTCAAATATATATTGTCTCATTCAAAAAAACTTTAGGACTCGTTTGATGGGTTGTATGAGATTGGTTCTTAAGAATAAGATTTAATTGGCAACGATTAGTTAGGAATGACTTGCAATATGTGTATATGAATAGGTTAGATAATCCACACATTCACTATATTATCTGATTTACCCGACCACCATAACGGATGTGTCTACCCCTTTATATAGGCATTTCCTTCTTGAGGTCTCCTAAACTGCCACTTGTACTAGCTTACTGACAACTTTCCACCTATTCGGACAGACCTTCATCGACGAAGATGTTTTAGCAATCAGATGGCGCGTCTTTTAAGGTTTAGGTGGTCCGATTGTCTTGCTCAAACCTCGGTTACTATGCATGTCGTCGTACAGTTGAGTAGTTATGTGCTTGGAGACTTATGCCATAAAGCTGTCAGCTCGTTCACATATTCACTTGGTTGGGTAGTTTTTCGTCTCAGTTGAACTAAGTACTCAGGTTGGTCCTCTTATAACCCATTGGGCCTTGTGATTATTGGTCTTTCCTTGGGCTTATGTCGTTGCATAGACCTAATGGGCCTAGCGTTAGCAGGATTCATAACCATCATGTTTTGGTCATGTCTATCTCACATTTTGATACAACAAACAATGGACTGGACTCAAGTTtattttaagggaactttaacgaaaagcacctggtactgttcgctttaacgaaaaaccacatttttacactaaaaagtcaatcctggtactattcactttatcctttattttgtccttatcattaaaactcaaagttttcaagccattttcattagttttcctttattttaattgGTCACAACCTATCCCAACCAACCCACCAAATATGCTATTAGGGCCCGTTTGGTTTGCCTGATTGGATTAAACTTTAGGGATAAGATTGAATTGGCAGGGATTGGTTATGCATGACTTGTAACCCATGTATACGAGTCTTGTCTACCTCACATTTTAGCACAACAAACAGCAAATTGGATTAGAGTTCATTTTAAATGGTTACAACCTATCCTAACTGGCCTACCAAATAGGCCCTTATGATTCACTCACCTACCGAATGAGCTCTAATAATTATACTAGATAACATCATTTAGCTCACTCTCTCATCCtgttagtgtaaataatatcgtttgttaaaaaaaaaaatactatacaTATTggtatattttatttaattttttagaagATACATGTAtgttgaaattgaaaaaaaatagttaCATTGTTGAAATCcataaaaataaacatttacaATTCAGTAgttgaaattgaaaagaatCCTATTCAATCTCCCCAATCACAAACGTaaaagttgaagaaaaaaaaaaattaaaaaggaggacggttgtttgtttgtttttcacATCACACCCTCTATTCCTCTCTAATTCTAAAACGCACCAACAATAATTTTCTCCATCCAAACGACCCAATGTTCTTCCAATTCATCAACTCCAAAATAACTACAAATcttaatttcattttaaaagGGAGATCCAATAAAACCAGTGTCGTTTTTTACCTCATCAACCCCCCCAAGAAATTTGGAAAACGTGAAACGGTGGCGTTTTGTAACGTTGACCTACCGTATGTACGAGTCGTCGTCGAAAGTTAAATCGGACGGGCTGAGGTGCACTTTCCCGCTCTTCTTGTTAATCTTCGGTTTGCTCCCGCAAGAGATCGAAATCTCGCAACCCAACGCGAAGCAGGAGAACAATCCTTTGCCACTGCTGCGGCTCCGCCGCGTCTTCTGACTGCTGGGACGGCGGTGGGACGATTGGAGTGGCTTCTGAATATGGGAACTCTTTGCGTTGTTCTTGGCGCAGTCGTACACCGGCGGCAGCTCCGTCCGCCACCGTTCTATCTTGGTCTTTAACCCTTCCACGCTGTCCTGGTCCGCCCACTCGTCCAGCAACGAGCTCCCGGCATCATCGGGCGACGGCGCGCGGGCTCCTGTGTACGGCAACGGGTAGATTCCCTTGGCGATTGCGGCCGCAACCACAGAGGGCGAAGGACCGACGTCAGAGCAGAGGGACCCGTTCACGTTACCTTTCTTTTGCCCTGTGCTGAGCTCAGATCCGTTCACGATCGAGCTATTGCAAAAGGAGGCTTGAGTTTTGGGCTTGTAGGCGGCGGCATTGCAGGTGGAGTTCGACGGCCTGATTTTTGTGACGCCATCGCAGATGGAGGATGCGGGCCTGGATTTCGAGAATCCAGAATCGCTGCCGGTCCGATCGCTCTGAGATCGTTGGAAGATGACGAATTTGTCTTGATCCTTGGAGTTGAGGCCGCTGCTCTTCTGGTTACCGGTTTTTCCCTCCATCAGATCCCAGTACCCGACGGCGGAGGAGCTGAGCTCGCTGTAGAGCGGCATGCTCCGCATTGTGCTGTCTAGGAGGCCGAGCCCGATGTTCAGAATCCCCTGCGGGCGGCCGGATGGGCGGCGGAGCTGGATCGCCATGAACCGCATCTTGGACTTGTTCTGCAAATTGTTCACCACCACCGCGGCGGTTCCGATCAGGACGTCTCGGAGCCATGCGGAGGCGTAGATCTCGATCATGATCTTCGACGTGTCGTGGCGGAGGAAGTCGTCGTCAACTCGGAAGACGAACTTCTCGTTCCACGTCGGGTTGGTGTGGCCGGTCTGGTCGAAACGCGTCGTCAGCTTCCGCTTGGGGTTGACCCACGCGACGGCGAACGTCCGCATCGCCTTCGACGCCGGCGTCAGGTCCTGCGCCGAGATCAGGTTGATCTCCAGCAGCTGGAAGGAGGAGCCGAACGGCCGTGGCATGATTTGTAATTAACTCGGAAAacttaattacttaatttcttaaattcttaattaattaattgctgCAGCAATCacagtaattaaataaagtAATTGTTGCAGGCAGCtaattaacaaaaagaaaataaggcAAATTTGTGAATGGAATTGGTTTGGATTTACGTATTTGTCTCCTGGATTAATTCATGTACGTACTCGTACGGACCGTAACGATAACCCGACTAACTAACCGACTGACGGTCGCTACGGCCGGCCGCCGGAGACGCGTAATCTACTAGGGAAGAGAAGGATGTGCTGCCGTGAGGAATGGTTTGTGGAGATTTGAGGGTTTTTATTGAAGGCTTTTTGCCAGGAAAGTTTGTTACACTTGAATGGTTTTTACAACCGtaatttttcttaacaaatctaaaattgtaaaaatatagaCACATCAAACGGgataaaaacaaagtaaatagtgAAATAAACAtagtaattatttatttatttttgctaaGAATAAAATGTGCATAGTTATATTTACTATTTATCGAaagaggatcctctcttgaGTTTAGGATGGGGATCTTCCTTACCAGCCAATATAAGCCGTTCAAATTTAATCAAACGGCTCCAAACAGGGAAaccttctaaaagttataataattgtaaccgttgaattaaatttaaacagCCCAGATGGGCTGGTCAGAAGGATCCTCATCCTGGGATCCTCTTCCCTATTTATCTGTTATTTacctttttactttttactttgTCCGATGACGACGGGGCCAGCTTTCTCTTTGTTGACCACCTTCAAATTAAGAGGTAAATTAGAAGCTTCCTAATACCTCAACACCGAATAATTCTATTGACTTTGTTAATTTAGTTtacatatataaacatatagtTACAAGTGCTTGAAAGTACATTACTATTTGGAAACTGATCAACCACTCTCAACCATGATGAATCAACGTCAGTTCGATCGCACTAATGTCATTAATTTATAATACGTggatttattttattgtaatcCCACCATGTAATAACACAAATGTTGTCAATGATGGATGGAAATATTTTTTTACGAAATAGCAGGTAAATTGGCATTTTATTGAGCCTTGGTAGGCGTAATGTTATTTGCCCAAGTCATATTGTACACTTATTGACATATGTCAAGAGCTTCAGAGAGAGTATGTCGACTGATGTCAATAGTTTTTGAGTGAGCACGCAAACATATGCTAACCTATGCTGTGAGCCTATTGACATACGCCCATAGCAATGCATACAAATGCATGAAGCTAGTAGCTACCTAGCCAGTGTTCATAAAGGCAATTTGTTGAGCAGTTGA encodes:
- the LOC103434221 gene encoding uncharacterized protein, coding for MPRPFGSSFQLLEINLISAQDLTPASKAMRTFAVAWVNPKRKLTTRFDQTGHTNPTWNEKFVFRVDDDFLRHDTSKIMIEIYASAWLRDVLIGTAAVVVNNLQNKSKMRFMAIQLRRPSGRPQGILNIGLGLLDSTMRSMPLYSELSSSAVGYWDLMEGKTGNQKSSGLNSKDQDKFVIFQRSQSDRTGSDSGFSKSRPASSICDGVTKIRPSNSTCNAAAYKPKTQASFCNSSIVNGSELSTGQKKGNVNGSLCSDVGPSPSVVAAAIAKGIYPLPYTGARAPSPDDAGSSLLDEWADQDSVEGLKTKIERWRTELPPVYDCAKNNAKSSHIQKPLQSSHRRPSSQKTRRSRSSGKGLFSCFALGCEISISCGSKPKINKKSGKVHLSPSDLTFDDDSYIR